Genomic window (Megamonas funiformis):
TTGATGATAAAATCTCCACCAAAACGCTTTAAAGAAATATATAACAATGGTAAATTGAGCAAAAAATAAATAATCCCTGTATAATTACCTTCACCCAAATCAATTTCTATTATATTTTCTATCACATAAATCATTATCTGAGAAATTCCCAAAAAACCACCATTATATAAATCACAAGGCAATATAAATACATTAAATCCTATAGAATATAGCAATGAACCACTTATAATATATCCCAATGCTTTCATGTCAAATAATGACTTTAAACATAATTTTAATTGCATATTTTCACCTTTTTCTAAAACATCTATTTTTATAGACAAATAAAACCCAGAGCATTTTGCCCTAGGTTTTATCTATCACTTTTTTATTCAGGAAGTAGCCCTTTTTGTACTAAAAATTCATGTGCCACTTCATGAGCATCTCTACCTTCTACATCTACAGCATAATTCATGTTTCTCATTTCTTCATCAGATATTTGACCATCTAATTTAGCAAATACATCTTTTAATTCTGGGTGCTGCTCTAATAATTTGCCTCTAGTAAATGATACTGCATAAAATGGTGGGAAAAATCCCATATCATCAGGTAACCCCTGTAAATTCAATTTTTTTAGCAAAGCGTCCGTGGAAAAAGCATCTACTACATCGACTTCTCCATTTGCTACTGCTTGATAACGAATAGTAGCATCTAAAGCTTTTACATCTTTAAATTGTGTGCCAAATTTCGCTTCCAATCCTGGCAAGCAATCTTCACGATGCAAAAACTCAGCTGTACAACCAAGTGTTACATCACTAGAGATAGCTAACAAATCACTCATTTTCTCTAGATTGTGTTCTTTAGCAAAATCTGGACGAACACTTAACACATAAGTATTATTAAAACCTAATGGTTTAGACGTTACTACATTAT
Coding sequences:
- a CDS encoding YitT family protein, producing the protein MQLKLCLKSLFDMKALGYIISGSLLYSIGFNVFILPCDLYNGGFLGISQIMIYVIENIIEIDLGEGNYTGIIYFLLNLPLLYISLKRFGGDFIIKTIFCVICYSVLLSIVPVPEKKFFA